DNA sequence from the Polyodon spathula isolate WHYD16114869_AA chromosome 19, ASM1765450v1, whole genome shotgun sequence genome:
AGTCTGGGAAGGACATGCGGCCCATGTTGACCATGAGCACGGTGTAGAGCTGACCCTGTCCCCCGCTGCCTGTCTCCTCGTCCTCCACAGAgtctgagagagagaagaggagcaggaCCCGGGAGAAGACAGCGCGGGGCCCCTtgcacacccgcacacacacgcCCGCCAGCTCCCTAGCCCTGCAGGCACAAGCACCACTATCAACACATACCTATAGAAAGACCATTTCATTAATGACCTGTTGGAGACTTCCTGGTAGTAGTCCTTTGTAATTGTGAGGCCGCCTTCTTGAAATAAACAATTTGGGCACTAGTTATTATTACCTTGTaagattttctgttttttcagttaTGAACTACATTTTGACAGTATGTTAAGTATGTTAAGCTGCTTCCCCACCTCCTCAGGATCACTGCCCCGGTGCCAGGCTGCTTTTTGCTGGAGCTGAAGAGCGAGCGCTGCCTGGACAGCCTCAGGAAGCCCTCCACCAGCTGCTGCTTCTGCCCGTTGGGGTTGACCAGGTGAAAAGCCTTTGCCAGAGTCTTCAGCTCAGGGGCAGAAAGCAGCTCCAGGACTTCGGAGATATCCTGCAGCTCGGATTCTACCAGCACAGACAAGCACAAGCAAACCATCATAGAGCGGGCTACGTCATTTAGAAGATGgctaataaatacttttttattttctaacagTGTGAGCCGTACCTCTCTGCAGAAAGCCGTTTTCTACAAGTTCTTTGATTACAGGTGCCAGGTCAGAGCCGATCTCAGAGTACTCAAGCTTACTCACTTTCAGCCAGTTCAGTTTCCTCTGGAACAGCCTCACATACAGCTTCTGTCCCGCAGCTGGTAACACAGAACAGGAAAATACACAAGACTTATTTTCTGTAATCAGGAAATTACCTTTCGTCCCACATTAACTTCAGCTACATataaaaaacatctgttttacaGCAAGGCACCATTACAAGCTGGCCTTGTTCTAAAAGTGACGCCCACTCCAATGTGTCTCACAGTAATCAAGCACTTCCAATATTTCTTTCCCTAGGCGTTTCAGAAAGGATACACCTACAAGAATATGCCGGCAATTTAGACTTTACATTAAATCACCCAGACAAGTTCTTCAAGGAGTGTGTTACAACAGAACAGAAGTATGTGTTTTTAACGTGGCGGGGGGGTTCACAGAAATTAGAACTCTACCCAACGCTCTATTAAAAGCCTCCTTTATAGCTGCCACTCCCAACGACAATAACGAATGGACCTGTCCCAAGCTCAAGCTTACGGCAAATCTTAATTTACATTGAACACTGCATACCTGACAGCTGCTGAAACAAGCTGATGCTCTGGATGTCGTCTTCATTAAAAAGCTGCCTGTCGTCCTCGTTCTCCAGCACTGCCTGCAGCACTGTCAGGAAGTTGCGGAGGTAGTAAGGGAGCCTTGGGGCTTCTTGAACAAGGTTCCTATTACTGTCTCCTTGGATACTGTCTATCTTGAGTGTTACCCCTGTATCAACCTGGCTGTCAACTGAGTCAAAGTTATTAAATTGATGAGTTTCCCCGGAACCAGGAAACTTTGCCCTTTCCATAGCCGATATCACAGCAGAGGCACTATCATTCTGGTTAGCAGGTTTAAGATTGTCACTATTTGCAGATAAATCTGTGGCTGGGTTTGCATCGGATCGCCCTCTTTTACAGCTGATCTCTGCTGTACTGCTGCTGTGTTGCAATACAGATGCATCAGGACTGTCGTTTGCATTAAGCTTTCTCTTGCACTTGTTCAACCGGGATACACTGGCCGGCTGACTTGAAGCTGGAGCTGCTAATGGTAATGAATACGGCTCAGACACCCCAGCAATCAGCACTTCAGTTAGGATCCTTCTTTCAGTTTTATTCTGTGAAGGCAACTCCATCATATCAAGATCTCTCAATTTAGCTTCCTCTGAGGAGCACCCAGGCATTACATCTAAAGGCTCATCGCAATGATTTTCTTTCAGAGAGCTGTTCAAAGCACAGGTGTCACCAGTCCCTTCTGAAGAGCTGCCAACCTGTTTTTGGGCTGCTGGCAAAGCTTCCTTGAAGTTTTGTCTTTGAGGCTTTCTTGATAACTTTGAAGCCAGGGATCCCAGACGAACAATTCTTACAACCTTAGCTGTACATTCCTCTGTTTTCTGTgagataaaatcatttttaaaatagggGCTAGCCTGTTCATCCTTGACAGCACCCTCAGAGGCAGCACCTCGGTTTGGTCTTGAACTTGAACTGGCCCTGTGATCCAAGATCTTCTCAGGGCTTCTTGGAGATTTCAAAATGGAATCTTGGCTTGAGTTCTTACTCACAGAGTTTACAAAAATGACATCATCCCCATCATCATTCGTGAATTTCTGACACTGCTtgtcaatgtgtttgtttatccAAAATCTCGGCACCATCTGCCCACACATGGGGCAGGCAAGCTTGGCTGGAGGGGCATTGTTGAAAAATGACACAATGGAAGCAGTTTTCTGAGCTGTGGTGGGTCTTGTCGCTTCTTTGCCACTTTTCTTGTTCTTGGTAATCGATAGGCTCCTTCGTGGTCTTTTTTTGGCTGGGGAATTTCGTTCAGACATTACAAGAACACAGTAGTGTTACAGCGTCATAAGTCTGCCAACAGGCAATATTCTGATAGGGAAGAattatatgtatgttttatttagggCTGGGCTATTCCTCCTCGGAAGTTCTGTGAATAAACATGTAAGTTCTTAAAAGactgcgatttaaaaaaaaaaaacaacaactatgaaATGATATTTAATGcaaattggttttgtttttgacaatAGATTGTACTAAGTGCTTTCGTGGCATGCTACACTGTCACTGTATAACACAAATCAAGCTAATCCTGCAATTTGAAACATACACACAGCACGTTATTTGTCAAACGGTACGGGGCTagcttttcaaatacttttttttttaccttgtattCATTACCGGGGCGTTTAAAGACGAAACAATGATCAGGAATCGCCTTGTAAATTGTAAACCACAGAGCAGAGACATTAGCACAACACCTCTACTAAGCTTAATGCAACATtgataatacatattatttttgttactaCTAGATTACCTGCATTCCGAGGAACACAATGGTTTATGTGTCTGGTTAAATTGAACGCATATAAAAGCACCTGTATTAATCAATTTCTCCtgcttaattaaaacaaatattgccAATATCGCTATTTTTCAGTTGACAACAATATAAACATGCTTCCCAAGCAGATAGAACGCAAATACGGTATATGCACAcctagaattaaataaaaaaaatagtacgcatggttttattaatatatttggtAAATAAACCATGTAGAGTACATGCCTTGTCATATGTAGCAAATTTGTTGAATCCTGGCCTTTTGAATTGCGTTCCCTCAAAGGCAGTGCTAATCAACTGCAGTCTCTCAGGCTAAACCAGCGGATCGCTGAAATGATGGATTAGCCAATCCTTGCTCTCTGCTTATGCTTCTGCTCTTAATTCCTATTCCTGCTCTTATCTTTCTATTACAGCTTGTAATGCTGTGCACTGCCtcatttgaacaaaaaacaaacaaacaaaaaagctgaatAGGTACCCAACGTTCATTGGATTTATCATAAAAGTTACCTCCAAAAGTTTAAAAGACCTTTACATctcttttaaaaccttttttgtatgttttgctaTTGATCTTTTTACTCAGGTAAACCTcattataatgtatttgtttgatgGAAGTTTCTGCTTTCCTTTTCCCATGCAATTCCTGTATTACAGGAAATAGTTCCCAGCTTACTAGAATGCCAGTGTAAGGCTAAGGGAAGGGGGTCCTACCACaagcaacacacaaacacaatgtacTCTGCAGATATCCCTGAACAGCACTAATTTTGGGACTACTTAATGGCTGTCCGGGATTACTGTATGGGTAATTGCAGTCTGTGAAGTCACAGAAAGTATCCTCAAAATATATGTCTGAATTTCTTAAAAAACTCAGTTGTATTTCTTCATGCACACGTGGTTATCAATCTGTAAACATGTCAAATAAAAAAGCAGGGTGAGGCTTTTGCACAGAAGAGTTTGAATATGCCTGTTACAGAATGACCAGCAATACCCCGGGTTTCAGAAACAAAGTATCGCCTGTTCCTTTTCACCACTGAAATTTTGAATAGTGGCAATATAACCTTTTTTTGtagcaatcaaaaaaagaaaaccactccTTATCAGGAATCCATGTTTAAAAGTCAATGCATGTGCTGTTAATACAGAGTGTATTTCTGTTAGATTTTGATGTATTAAATAGACATTGccaaatgcacttttttttttaccaacttaagaattattctttttatttattatttttactttagcaTTCATTGGAACTCTGTGGCTAAATATTATGTAGCAGCTAAACGGACTACAAACTTCAACGTGTTACACACAAGAATTTGTACACATGGactgttttgtaaattatataaaaagcatattataactttttcaacatcaaaaacacattcataaattgtttatttaaagtgaaGTCTCATGTTGTACACAAGCAattcatataaaaacaaacaaaacaggaagtctgtacaaaatgaaatctgaacCACTTGAAATGTTACAATTTCAGTTTGATGGCAGAAACttccttgtgcttttttttcttggctgCATCGTTCTTGGCTCCCTTGAGCTGCCTCTTCACCTGATCCTGCAGCTCGGAGAAGAAGGCTTGAGAGGATCGCAATGCTTTGTCCTTCCCCTCATCCTGAGGAAAACAGAAGAGAGTTAGAAAtgcaaaaacacaagacagttcactGGCCAAACCCTGACAGCTTGCCACCTAATGGGAGCAGTACTGCAGAATCCATACAAGAAACCTGAATGCAATTCAATCGCAATTTAATAGTTAGCTAGACTGTGTAAGTGAATCAGTACTGGGCATATGCATACTCAGCAATAGATAGACCATGAATCACGTCTAGTGACTTTTGCAGAGTCAGATAAAACTTGCAGTGAAGCAATGCAGATGACAGCAGTTTATTTTAGGCATTGTTAAAGATcaaggtctttgtttttattccatGATCTAATGCGCAGTACAGAAATTTTGGAGGATTTGTTTGGCTTGTACTTTTATTCTGCGAAACCTTGAATATTTAATGCACCGTATAACTTGTGAATATTGTAAATCAGCAATCATTTTATTGATTTCAACAATATTCTAGGACTTCAAAGTTGAaagccattttatttaaacattttctgaGAAATTTTGAAAAAGTTTTCGGAAGTCGATAACTGTCAATTAGCAGATCAGACGAAGTTAAAAAATATACCAAGTCAGTAGTTTCCTACCTTAAGTAAAGTAGTTTTGCCGTCTTTAGCGAGTTTCTTCAGATTCTCAGCAGCCTCTTTCTTCGTGTATTTCAGGTTCTTCCCTTCGTTCATTTTCTCCCGCAGTTTCTGccgtttttctctctctctctgtttgagCCGCTTGAgtattttcttctttcttctctccCGTTTCTTGTCTGTTGCTGTTTTCTCTGCATCACCCTTAATGTCCCCAGCCTTGTTCTTTACCTGAAACATAGGATAGCATCCATCAATGCACTGTGTTTTTATAGGCCaatattgtttttggtttttatcgcCTTGTCCTTCAGAATTTAACAAAATAGAGGTAGAGGCTTTGTTTCCCCACTGTCTATAAAAGCAAAGTTTTCCCATAGTCAGTACCAGTCATGTGTTAACAGCGAGTGCTTGGCTAGCTTAAATCTATTCTGTCTCTaatgaaagtatttattttttttaattatttatttgcctTCTGTATCAGTGACTACAGTGattacattatgtttaaaaaaacaggataGTTGCAAGACAGCCTGAAGGAGCATTAGTGTCCCCAAAAATGAAAATTATACAAGTAATCCATGCCCCAAGTAATCTGCCGTTTTCCCTTGTATTTTTTGTACTGAAGACAAGACTTACTTTGATTTCTTCTGGTGCAAGCAATACCGCATTGCTGACACTCACTGGTGCCACCTCCTCCATGGTGATTGACGGCATGTTCGTAACTATCTTCACTTCTGGTGCAGGCTAGACAGGAAGGAAAACAAATTACATAATGATACACAAGGCCACATTTTGTGATCAACCTGTAAAAACAACCAGCCAATATATATACTGGGAGCCTGATCAAGAATTTTAAAGTCTGCATTAGGTATGATTACCTTAGCCAACCTATCTTTTCTTTCTAGATTAATAATGGGCTTGTGCCAAGTAAACTTACTAATTATACATTGTGATGTGATTGTAATTTCTTGTGATGTCACTTCTTATTTTTTTACACCAATGTTAAACAGGTTGATAAGACTAACACTGAAATAACTTTGGTGTTAAAACTTTAACAGCATTGCTGAATCACCTCTGCCTAGCTCTCCCTCAGGTAAACCAGTAATTAAACAAGCCACTACACATCAGCatccatgtattttctttttcaaaaacaaaagcatttattttcaggCTGTTAAATACCACACGGTTAAAGGTTCATTCTTTTGATTATATTTATCAGGAATTGTTGCAAAGCAAGCAAGTctcattacagttttaaaaactgttttcacAAGAACAGCAGCAAGATACTGAAATTTGGCAGGTAATAAAGATCTTGTTCCATGGGAGTTGCTGTGATTAACGACCAGATAATTCGGTCCCTAATCCCCAGTTATCCCTGATACTGCTTTGATATGTCTATTACTAAACTAAACATACAATTGGCTTACCAATGTCTACTTTAACTCATAcaagtttgtttgatttttagttTTGGGTCAACACAGACAGTGTACTTACAGGTTTTGGTATGAACTGGAAGTTAGAAAGAGCATCCAGCTTCAGGAAAAGGGAGTCCATCATTTTCTGAATTTCCAAATGTGCTGGATTCTCTTCTTCCTCTGCcttttgctgtaaaaaaaaaaaaaagatatatatatgtactttGGTTATGGATCCTGCTGATCATACAAGCGCAATAATTTAAAATTGCTCACCCACTTTGTACAGTGATTAAAGTCCTTGTTTTGAGATCTTGCAGTAGCAACTCTTTGTTCTGCTTTAGATGTTTAAGTTGGCTACAATATTTTATACTTATTCCAACTGTGCAGATACAGTTAATTATTCTCCTACCTGCGTCTGCTTCAGGTACTCCTGCTCATACACCTCTGCAAGGCTGAGCTTGCTCTTCTCGTGGGTCAGAGTCAGTCTCTTCTTGTATTCAAAGGCATCCTCTTTGGGCTTTTCTTTGCGGACCACATCATCCCAAGCCTTaaaaggatataaaaaaaaagacaaaaaatataaaaattgtatttcCGTTCTGTTGTAAAGAGTAACATCTCTCAGTCTCAGCAGGACTTTAATATTACAAGAAATATAAATCATGAAACACTGAAAAGTTTGCTCAAGAGCAAGCATCACTTTACAAAGAAAAACCATTGGGACTTCAGTGAACTAACCTGGTCCTTGATCCTCTGTTTGATGATATCATCTAAATAAAGTGTGGTCTCTTCTGTGATCACAGGGGCTAGAAAGAGAGCAGTGTTTCAAAGTAGAATTATGAcaatcctttttatttaaaaagctcagCCAAACCGGATGCTCATGACCCACTGTGTAGTAAAGAAAGTATGATACcgtatataatagtatataacaGTTATAGAAGTCTTTCTATCTGCAtcggtgaaaaaataaaatgatctgtTCACAACAtgagcactgagacactgcaataaacagcagctgtgactGTCCAAGAAAATCCACCTACCCATTCTAGCAGCTTGGTCAAACACAAGGTTCTCCTCAAGCAAACTGTTATCTGGGCGTTTCTGTCCTGACACCTCTCCTATTAGTTGCCATGGCTTATTCTCCAAGGCTGCTTTTTCAAGCTCCTGAATCTTCTCGGCCATCTGTAAACAAGACAGCACAATCTCTCATTCAACTTTGAATGGTGGCACTAacggtggggaaaaaaaaaaaaaatcttaacgtTTGCAACTACAGGCTAAAAGTACAACATTACAGTAAATGAGTAATTCAAGAAATGCATCACTGTAAATAAGCTGTAGTGAATTTACAATGCTACCATGCGGAAACAGTCAATGATAAGCGGTCCTTGGTCTGTATGAATTACCTTTTCCTGACGCTTTTCAAATGAGGACTTGGGTCCTGGCTTTTCCGGCTCCTTCCACTTCCCACCAAGGATATCCGACACGTCTTCACCTTCACTATCTTCTGACAGGTCAAAGGTCACTTTCTTCAAAGCCTCCTTGGCCTGCCTGCTTTCCACATTCTCCAGCATCTCATGTCTACAAAACCAAAACTAATCAGCCAAACTGAAACAGTAAAGCTTTTTACATTTCGTTTGGCAGTT
Encoded proteins:
- the fan1 gene encoding fanconi-associated nuclease 1, which gives rise to MSERNSPAKKRPRRSLSITKNKKSGKEATRPTTAQKTASIVSFFNNAPPAKLACPMCGQMVPRFWINKHIDKQCQKFTNDDGDDVIFVNSVSKNSSQDSILKSPRSPEKILDHRASSSSRPNRGAASEGAVKDEQASPYFKNDFISQKTEECTAKVVRIVRLGSLASKLSRKPQRQNFKEALPAAQKQVGSSSEGTGDTCALNSSLKENHCDEPLDVMPGCSSEEAKLRDLDMMELPSQNKTERRILTEVLIAGVSEPYSLPLAAPASSQPASVSRLNKCKRKLNANDSPDASVLQHSSSTAEISCKRGRSDANPATDLSANSDNLKPANQNDSASAVISAMERAKFPGSGETHQFNNFDSVDSQVDTGVTLKIDSIQGDSNRNLVQEAPRLPYYLRNFLTVLQAVLENEDDRQLFNEDDIQSISLFQQLSAAGQKLYVRLFQRKLNWLKVSKLEYSEIGSDLAPVIKELVENGFLQRESELQDISEVLELLSAPELKTLAKAFHLVNPNGQKQQLVEGFLRLSRQRSLFSSSKKQPGTGAVILRRARELAGVCVRVCKGPRAVFSRVLLLFSLSDSVEDEETGSGGQGQLYTVLMVNMGRMSFPDYTVHRERKVFRDREDLIRYETAMHMLNDVMAAMLNGHWDEANLLFQTAKAAWQELRKATDLRYYEELPVYLRCFTVGWVYTRILSRGVEILQRLRMYKEAVEELQNLLSQSTYCLDSRGRWWDRLALNLQQHLKRTEEAINCIKEGLSDPLVRTGHRLALYQRAARMRESPSCKKFRHLLKDVPAIEVKDVSHVTIRGKLCPHAGMGKSVFLMEGAALPRGGSREEGDSTATVMCSVEELALAHYHQQGFDQGIHGEGSTFSTLCSLLMWDIIFMDGIADVFRNPYQACPLDLHTDSFYENRREAIESRLQLLQEASTETLQALIADTWNSQHGKAAALVSWERFSSLQQAQSLAVCFGGPFLSGVMRKMCKDYRHCRGGLPDLVVWETQNNTYKLVEVKGPNDRLSHKQMIWLDELQQLGAEVEVCHVTAIGARSTRLT
- the LOC121294855 gene encoding U3 small nucleolar ribonucleoprotein protein MPP10-like isoform X1 → MFIWEPKTSHVNEIMAGVVTCSKLESCLKLLNTNTAHPEQFLSLQDGLASDFTSLTKTLYDLHKAEEPAGAVGSPLKELVIGHFDEEQIWQELELQNDSVLSHFQKAVMRASKAEYVSLLPESEEEEDDATGSVEDSGSEEDLDQADLGEGKDGDLENHESEDRGSETEEENEKASRKSTAKNTAFEKFSDEDSDVDFDVDALEKRTQQRQKKTERQGGGSIVDDRFFRLAEMEAFLEDVEKKEEKGEGGDSDIDYFEDMLSEDEEMEDEDIVSTNKKKQQKSSRDLKYKDFFDPEGGPAKSDAVKEDDDVGSDGEEYGQDDEEMEEEMEDEEHEMLENVESRQAKEALKKVTFDLSEDSEGEDVSDILGGKWKEPEKPGPKSSFEKRQEKMAEKIQELEKAALENKPWQLIGEVSGQKRPDNSLLEENLVFDQAARMAPVITEETTLYLDDIIKQRIKDQAWDDVVRKEKPKEDAFEYKKRLTLTHEKSKLSLAEVYEQEYLKQTQQKAEEEENPAHLEIQKMMDSLFLKLDALSNFQFIPKPPAPEVKIVTNMPSITMEEVAPVSVSNAVLLAPEEIKVKNKAGDIKGDAEKTATDKKRERRKKKILKRLKQREREKRQKLREKMNEGKNLKYTKKEAAENLKKLAKDGKTTLLKDEGKDKALRSSQAFFSELQDQVKRQLKGAKNDAAKKKKHKEVSAIKLKL
- the LOC121294855 gene encoding U3 small nucleolar ribonucleoprotein protein MPP10-like isoform X2, yielding MFIWEPKTSHVNEIMAGVVTCSKLESCLKLLNTNTAHPEQFLSLQDGLASDFTSLTKTLYDLHKAEEPAGAVGSPLKELVIGHFDEEQIWQELELQNDSVLSHFQKAVMRASKAEYVSLLPESEEEEDDATGSVEDSGSEEDLDQADLGEGKDGDLENHESEDRGSETEEENEKASRKSTAKNTAFEKFSDEDSDVDFDVDALEKRTQQRQKKTERQGGGSIVDDRFFRLAEMEAFLEDVEKKEEKGEGGDSDIDYFEDMLSEDEEMEDEDIVSTNKKKQKSSRDLKYKDFFDPEGGPAKSDAVKEDDDVGSDGEEYGQDDEEMEEEMEDEEHEMLENVESRQAKEALKKVTFDLSEDSEGEDVSDILGGKWKEPEKPGPKSSFEKRQEKMAEKIQELEKAALENKPWQLIGEVSGQKRPDNSLLEENLVFDQAARMAPVITEETTLYLDDIIKQRIKDQAWDDVVRKEKPKEDAFEYKKRLTLTHEKSKLSLAEVYEQEYLKQTQQKAEEEENPAHLEIQKMMDSLFLKLDALSNFQFIPKPPAPEVKIVTNMPSITMEEVAPVSVSNAVLLAPEEIKVKNKAGDIKGDAEKTATDKKRERRKKKILKRLKQREREKRQKLREKMNEGKNLKYTKKEAAENLKKLAKDGKTTLLKDEGKDKALRSSQAFFSELQDQVKRQLKGAKNDAAKKKKHKEVSAIKLKL